A genomic region of Equus caballus isolate H_3958 breed thoroughbred chromosome 1, TB-T2T, whole genome shotgun sequence contains the following coding sequences:
- the OR4K3 gene encoding olfactory receptor family 4 subfamily K member 3 (The RefSeq protein has 3 substitutions compared to this genomic sequence), with product MAWNNQSVVTEFILQGLSSSWELQSFYFLFFSIVYAATVLGNLLIMLTIVSEPHLHSPMYFLLGNLSFIDMSLASFTTPKMIADFLTERKAISFEGCITQIFFLHLLGGAEIVLLISMSFDRYMAICKPLHYLTFMSQRMCFGLVTLSWIVGIFHAMSQLAFTVNLPFCGPNEVDSFFCDLPLVIKLACIDTYILGVFMISTSGMIALVCFILLVISYTVILVTVRQHSSGGSSKALSTCSAHFTVVTLFFGPCIFIYVWPFTNFPIDKVLSVFYTILTPLLNPVIYTLRNKDVKDSMRKLSSHIFKSRKTDHAP from the coding sequence ATGGCCTGGAATAACCAGTCAGTGGTGACTGAATTCATACTGCAGGGTCTCTCCAGTTCTTGGGAACTCCAGATCTtctatttcctgtttttctccATAGTCTATGCAGCCACTGTACTGGGGAACCTCCTAATCATGCTCACCATTGTGTCAGAGCCACACCTTCACTCCCCCATGTACTTTCTGCTGGGCAATCTCTCCTTCATTGACATGTCTCTGGCCTCCTTCACCACACCCAAAATGATTGCAGATTTCCTCACTGAGCGCAAAGCCATCTCTTTTGAAGGATGCATCACCCAGATATTCTTCCTGCATCTCTTAGGGGGTGCTGAGATTGTACTGCTGATATCCATGTCTTTTGATAGGTACATGGCTATATGTAAGCCTCTACATTACTTAACCTTCATGAGCCAGAGAATGTGTTTTGGGCTTGTCACACTTTCCTGGATTGTTGGCATCTTCCATGCTATGAGTCAGTTAGCATTTACTGTGAATCTGCCCTTCTGTGGAACCAATGAAGTGGACAGCTTCTTTTGTGACCTCCCCTTGGTGATTAAGCTTGCATGCATAGACACATACATTCTGGGAGTATTCATGATCTCAACAAGTGGCATGATTGCCCTGGTGTGCTTCATCCTCTTGGTGATTTCCTACACTGTCATCCTGGTCACTGTTCGGCAACGTTCCTCTGGTGGGTCCTCCAAAGCCCTCTCCACTTGCAGTGCCCACTTCACTGTTGTGACCCTTTTCTTTGGCCCATGCATTTTCATCTATGTGTGGCCTTTCACAAATTTCCCAATAGACAAAGTGCTTTCAGTATTTTACACTATTTTGACACCCCTCTTGAATCCAGTGATCTATACCCTTAGAAATAAAGATGTCAAGGATTCCATGAGGAAACTTAGCAGCCATATCTTTAAGTCTAGAAAGACTGATCACGCCCCTTGA